The Pseudomonadales bacterium genome has a segment encoding these proteins:
- the ligA gene encoding NAD-dependent DNA ligase LigA — protein sequence MTRQQYDALKEELHQHSHRYYALDAPEITDAEYDRLLQQLLRAEANHPAWVSADSPSQRVGAAPLSQFATVQHEMPMLSLDNAFSDEDVMAFDRRNHDRLKSELVIEYCCEPKLDGLAVSLLYRNGIFVRGATRGDGSSGEDITANLRTIAVIPLRLHGKNIPALLEVRGEVFMPLKGFEKMNAAAVAAGEKTFVNPRNAAAGSLRQLDSRITAQRPLSFFVYGVGAVEGGKLPEKHADILRVLGSWGLPVNTELQVVSGVDGCIHFYNALSERRASLDYDIDGIVYKVNDISLQKTLGFVARAPRWAIARKFPAQEEMTIVQAVDFQVGRTGAITPVARLEPVFVGGVTVSNATLHNMDEVARLDLHVGDTVIVRRAGDVIPQIVQVLPQRRPSNAQVVLLPTVCPVCSSPVEKSDNEAVARCSGGLICAAQRKEAIKHFAQRRAMDIDGLGDKLVEQLVDNDLVQSPADLYALTLPVLAALDRMGEKSAENLCAAIAASCDTSLPRFLYALGIREVGEATAQTLAQHFGSLEALAAADVVRLQQTPDVGPVVAHYIVEFFADTRNTAVIDALRHAGVHWPPITAVENASPLQGMTLVLTGTLENLDRQTAKERLQALGAKVAGSVSAKTSAVIAGSDAGSKLAKAEQLGVPVWDEVQLLALLAEHESST from the coding sequence ATCACTCGCCAGCAATACGATGCGTTGAAGGAAGAGCTGCATCAACACAGCCATCGCTATTATGCGTTGGATGCACCAGAAATCACTGACGCGGAATACGACCGCCTCTTACAACAATTATTACGCGCTGAGGCGAATCATCCCGCGTGGGTAAGTGCGGATTCTCCTAGTCAGCGCGTTGGCGCTGCGCCATTATCACAATTTGCAACCGTGCAGCATGAAATGCCGATGTTGTCCTTGGATAATGCTTTTTCTGATGAGGATGTGATGGCGTTTGATCGCCGCAATCATGATCGCCTCAAATCAGAATTGGTTATTGAGTATTGTTGCGAACCAAAGTTAGATGGCTTGGCAGTTTCACTGTTATATCGCAATGGTATTTTTGTGCGCGGCGCAACGCGTGGCGATGGCAGCAGCGGCGAAGATATTACGGCCAATTTGCGTACGATTGCAGTGATTCCTCTGCGCTTACACGGCAAAAATATTCCTGCACTGTTAGAAGTGCGCGGTGAAGTATTTATGCCGCTGAAAGGGTTTGAAAAAATGAATGCTGCTGCAGTAGCGGCGGGTGAAAAAACTTTTGTCAATCCGCGTAATGCTGCGGCAGGTAGTTTGCGTCAGTTGGATTCACGCATCACCGCCCAGCGCCCACTCAGTTTTTTTGTCTACGGCGTTGGTGCAGTGGAAGGCGGCAAGTTGCCAGAGAAACACGCGGACATTTTGCGCGTACTGGGTTCATGGGGTTTACCAGTTAACACTGAATTGCAAGTAGTTTCTGGCGTAGATGGTTGTATTCATTTTTACAATGCGTTGTCAGAAAGACGCGCAAGTTTGGATTACGATATCGACGGCATCGTTTATAAAGTGAATGATATTTCGCTGCAAAAAACATTAGGTTTTGTTGCGCGCGCGCCGCGTTGGGCAATTGCACGAAAGTTTCCCGCGCAAGAAGAAATGACGATAGTGCAGGCAGTTGATTTTCAAGTGGGTAGAACGGGTGCAATCACACCCGTGGCGCGCTTAGAACCGGTGTTTGTTGGCGGTGTGACGGTGAGCAATGCGACTTTGCACAATATGGATGAAGTGGCGCGTTTAGATTTGCATGTGGGCGACACAGTGATTGTGCGCCGCGCAGGTGATGTGATTCCACAAATTGTGCAAGTATTACCGCAGCGCAGACCATCAAATGCACAAGTTGTTTTGCTGCCAACCGTTTGCCCTGTGTGCTCGTCGCCCGTCGAAAAATCAGACAACGAAGCCGTAGCGCGTTGCAGTGGTGGTTTGATTTGTGCTGCACAGCGCAAAGAAGCGATCAAACATTTCGCGCAACGCCGAGCGATGGATATTGATGGCTTGGGCGATAAATTGGTTGAGCAGTTGGTGGATAACGACCTTGTGCAATCGCCTGCTGATTTGTACGCACTGACGCTTCCTGTTTTGGCGGCCTTAGATCGCATGGGTGAAAAATCAGCCGAAAATTTGTGCGCAGCCATTGCCGCTTCTTGCGACACTTCGTTGCCGCGCTTTTTGTACGCTTTGGGTATTCGCGAAGTGGGCGAGGCGACAGCGCAAACACTGGCGCAGCATTTTGGCTCTCTGGAAGCGCTGGCTGCTGCTGATGTGGTGCGTTTGCAGCAGACGCCGGATGTGGGGCCAGTGGTGGCGCACTACATCGTGGAGTTTTTTGCTGATACGCGCAATACCGCAGTGATTGATGCGCTGCGTCATGCAGGTGTGCATTGGCCACCTATTACTGCAGTAGAAAATGCGAGTCCTTTGCAGGGCATGACTTTAGTGCTGACTGGCACATTGGAAAATTTGGATAGACAAACAGCGAAAGAGCGCTTACAGGCGTTGGGAGCAAAAGTAGCAGGTTCTGTTTCTGCTAAAACCAGCGCAGTGATTGCGGGCAGTGATGCAGGCTCTAAATTGGCAAAAGCGGAGCAGTTGGGTGTGCCGGTGTGGGACGAAGTGCAGTTGTTGGCGCTGCTTGCGGAGCATGAGAGCAGCACTTAA
- the rhlB gene encoding ATP-dependent RNA helicase RhlB: MLAKNTPVSTWSRDEFIVEAIEGKTRFHDFDLPDALMHAIADLGFSYCSPIQAQSLPYTLRGGDVVGKAQTGTGKTAAFLISVIYDLLKNPIEHQRYAGEARAIVLAPTRELALQIGKDAEALCKYCDLSVQTLVGGMDYQKQKNHLHSKLVDILVATPGRLIDFLESRDVHLDEVECLVIDEADRMLDMGFIPQVKRIVRATPPKENRQTLLFSATFNYDVLNLVKQWTCEPAHIEIQPERAATDNVEQRVYMMSRDEKFTVLMNLLRAQDVQSLIVFANRRDICRDLFEQLRACGVACGILSGEVDQDKRIKTLERFRSGQMQVLVATDVAGRGIHVDGISHVINYTLPEVADDYVHRIGRTGRAGAKGVSISFASEDDSFLLPEIEKLLGQKLLCEMAPVELMKRLPEDVMQKADRAKRESRRERRAANSKAGNGKFSHGKPRR; this comes from the coding sequence ATGCTTGCAAAAAACACGCCGGTTTCTACATGGAGTCGTGATGAATTTATTGTTGAAGCGATAGAAGGGAAAACGCGCTTCCATGATTTTGATTTGCCTGATGCTTTGATGCATGCCATTGCTGATCTGGGTTTTAGTTATTGTTCGCCGATTCAAGCGCAATCTTTGCCTTATACCTTGCGCGGTGGTGATGTGGTTGGCAAAGCGCAAACTGGTACGGGGAAAACAGCCGCGTTTTTGATTTCTGTTATTTACGATTTATTAAAAAATCCTATCGAGCATCAGCGCTATGCGGGTGAAGCGCGCGCGATTGTGTTGGCGCCAACGCGCGAGCTGGCGCTGCAAATTGGCAAAGATGCTGAAGCATTATGTAAATATTGTGATTTGTCTGTGCAGACTTTAGTGGGCGGTATGGATTACCAAAAACAGAAAAATCATTTGCATTCAAAATTGGTAGATATTTTGGTGGCGACACCTGGGCGTTTGATTGATTTTTTAGAAAGCCGTGATGTGCATCTCGATGAAGTCGAATGTCTCGTTATTGATGAAGCGGATCGCATGTTGGATATGGGTTTTATCCCACAAGTGAAACGCATTGTGCGCGCCACACCACCAAAAGAAAATCGTCAGACTTTATTGTTCAGTGCGACATTTAATTACGATGTGCTGAACTTGGTGAAGCAGTGGACCTGCGAGCCTGCGCACATTGAGATTCAACCTGAGCGCGCAGCGACAGACAATGTCGAGCAGCGTGTTTACATGATGAGCCGTGATGAAAAGTTCACAGTATTGATGAACTTATTGCGGGCACAGGATGTGCAAAGCCTGATTGTGTTTGCCAATCGCCGCGATATTTGCCGCGATTTATTTGAGCAATTGCGCGCCTGTGGTGTCGCTTGTGGCATTTTGAGCGGTGAAGTAGATCAAGATAAACGTATCAAAACACTGGAGCGTTTTCGCAGTGGGCAGATGCAGGTCTTGGTGGCTACCGATGTTGCGGGTAGGGGTATCCATGTCGACGGCATCAGCCATGTCATCAACTACACCTTGCCGGAAGTGGCGGATGACTATGTGCATCGTATCGGGCGTACTGGCCGCGCGGGAGCCAAAGGTGTCTCCATCAGTTTTGCCAGCGAAGATGACAGTTTCTTGTTGCCAGAGATCGAAAAGTTGTTGGGGCAGAAATTGTTGTGCGAAATGGCGCCAGTCGAATTGATGAAACGGCTACCGGAAGATGTGATGCAAAAAGCGGATAGAGCCAAGCGGGAGAGTCGTCGTGAGCGCCGTGCTGCGAATAGTAAGGCTGGAAATGGAAAGTTCTCACACGGTAAGCCGCGCCGTTAG
- a CDS encoding acyltransferase, whose translation MNQHFYNIQALRGIAVLLVIFFHITGVQIKSSVNYPLPEILQFGAVGVDIFFLISGFLMMTITQEIRPNTKAAGHFFKRRALRIYPMYWVVSIPIAYLLFFGSREVLAALKLNPDAVQRVQDLPIYLLKSALLLPQVNLPPLMISWTLIHEVYFYCAFTFLLLIPNRLRCSVLLAWSLATLLFWLALKPTQYQPISYLLCNPLTLEFTTGCFLAVLLRRITTISYNPRLIFLLGCITIVISWVLWTSKNNYEFPIADDRVLYFLLPCTLLMVGAVTMEQQKIYFYPVLHMIGDASYSLYLTHIIVLSIGRKLWKLQGFEDSLFNHLWFWPSLFTCALIVGVLSYRYIEKPLLQIGRTRRR comes from the coding sequence ATGAATCAGCATTTTTATAACATTCAGGCATTGCGTGGCATCGCTGTACTACTAGTCATTTTTTTTCACATCACCGGTGTACAAATTAAATCCAGCGTCAATTACCCACTGCCAGAAATATTACAGTTTGGCGCAGTAGGCGTTGATATTTTCTTTCTAATCAGCGGTTTCTTGATGATGACCATCACACAAGAAATACGCCCTAACACAAAAGCCGCCGGTCACTTCTTTAAACGCAGAGCACTGCGTATATATCCCATGTATTGGGTCGTCAGTATTCCGATTGCTTATCTTTTATTTTTTGGCAGTCGCGAAGTATTAGCAGCACTCAAACTCAACCCAGATGCTGTACAACGCGTACAAGACCTGCCCATTTACTTATTAAAATCCGCCCTGCTATTACCGCAAGTCAACTTACCTCCATTGATGATTAGCTGGACACTCATCCATGAAGTGTATTTTTATTGTGCCTTTACTTTTCTTTTATTAATCCCCAACAGATTGCGCTGCTCTGTTTTATTGGCTTGGTCTTTGGCAACTTTACTCTTTTGGCTAGCATTGAAACCAACGCAGTACCAACCAATCAGCTATCTACTCTGCAACCCTCTAACATTGGAATTCACCACCGGTTGTTTTCTTGCCGTTCTACTGCGCCGCATCACGACGATTAGCTACAACCCACGTCTTATTTTTTTATTAGGCTGTATCACAATCGTTATCAGTTGGGTACTTTGGACAAGTAAAAATAATTATGAATTCCCCATCGCCGATGACAGAGTTCTGTATTTCTTATTACCCTGTACATTATTGATGGTCGGCGCAGTCACCATGGAGCAACAAAAAATTTATTTTTATCCTGTATTACACATGATTGGTGATGCCTCTTACTCCTTGTATCTCACACACATCATCGTGCTATCTATCGGTAGAAAACTATGGAAACTGCAAGGATTTGAGGACTCCCTTTTCAACCACCTTTGGTTTTGGCCAAGTTTATTTACCTGCGCGTTAATAGTTGGCGTACTTTCTTACCGCTATATAGAAAAACCACTATTACAGATAGGAAGAACTCGTCGACGCTAA
- a CDS encoding 7TM diverse intracellular signaling domain-containing protein, with translation MNIIQTKSVYSVLLLAFLLLTFPTYSISATSQETSNINSCKKIYLSTNTNANISLTTKEHSEASLLAATDKNFHHQGSTCFSLINPSASEKKISIYLENARVRHVELLNITHSIPSLIGINGMEYPLKNWQQLGAELFFDLTVPANTTETFKLSIGSIFSYNSLVKIHDTSKKLHLILVQQSIAGVLAGFIGALVLYSAFLGFISKEKTYLFLFGSTACVTLLQLNDMGLLYLVWPESLYWNNVCSGLFAITSTIYGIALARSYLLTKNNTPKIEKILVILFWYTIAALPLPLLQNDTLYYLLYALPTVSITLPCLVVACVARMRQGYSPAKLYLFALSAPVIAGLIIFLMYAGVLPSSQITRILPLVGTAIQILLLGYAIGERIRWIKNQKNASIATTLQARAESSAKKNFLTHVSHELRTPLAGIIGLTEIARKNPIYTDNKQLIEGIHDSAEVLLSSVNMLLDHARLDAGKWKTNHSIFSLQQLIDDTLAAHAQLAEKKSIRINTQIAQNTPTMIDGEKNIIQKIVDCILDFSIGNMSHGNILVKVEPEKFNEQYAIRLDIIDTGDGISEEQRATIFEIFEQQDKSTTREQRGIGINLSLASKLCHFLGGDMGCESNPLHGTAFWCHIPCRPLKDNPLSTESHTKLTPTEFSASRDTILVAEDDETLQMIIASQLEQLGKKFRVFPNGKPLVDDYIKNHHQIAAIFLDWNMPICNASAATLLIRNFEKEQNLTPIPTVILTAHDKASTNELGLPAGLHVLHKPITIDDLSQLFTTLKQ, from the coding sequence ATGAATATCATCCAGACAAAAAGCGTGTATTCCGTACTGTTGCTGGCGTTCTTATTACTCACATTTCCAACATACTCAATCTCCGCAACCTCACAAGAAACTTCAAACATCAACTCTTGTAAGAAAATTTATTTAAGCACCAACACTAATGCCAACATAAGCTTAACAACCAAGGAGCACTCTGAAGCCAGCTTATTAGCAGCTACGGATAAAAACTTTCACCATCAAGGCAGCACTTGCTTCAGTCTAATTAATCCATCCGCCTCAGAAAAAAAAATCAGCATCTACCTAGAAAATGCTCGCGTAAGGCATGTCGAGCTACTCAATATCACACATTCAATACCTAGCCTAATCGGCATTAACGGTATGGAATACCCGCTAAAAAACTGGCAGCAGCTAGGCGCGGAATTATTTTTTGATCTCACTGTTCCAGCGAATACAACTGAAACTTTCAAGTTAAGTATTGGATCAATTTTTTCTTATAACAGCCTCGTAAAAATCCATGACACCAGTAAAAAACTCCATCTAATTCTGGTTCAACAGTCTATTGCTGGTGTTTTAGCTGGGTTTATTGGTGCATTGGTTCTTTACTCTGCCTTTCTCGGGTTTATATCAAAAGAAAAAACTTATTTATTTCTCTTTGGCTCCACTGCTTGTGTGACCTTACTTCAACTCAATGATATGGGCTTGCTGTACCTTGTCTGGCCAGAATCCCTGTACTGGAACAATGTTTGTTCTGGACTATTTGCCATAACCAGCACAATCTACGGCATTGCTCTAGCGAGAAGCTATTTATTAACAAAAAACAACACGCCAAAAATAGAAAAAATATTGGTTATTCTTTTTTGGTACACGATAGCGGCGCTGCCTTTACCACTTTTACAAAACGACACCCTGTACTATCTGCTGTATGCACTACCCACAGTGTCGATTACTCTGCCCTGCCTTGTTGTTGCCTGCGTAGCCAGAATGCGCCAAGGGTATTCACCAGCCAAACTTTATCTCTTTGCACTTTCAGCGCCTGTAATAGCTGGTTTGATTATTTTTCTGATGTATGCAGGCGTTCTTCCTTCTTCTCAAATAACACGCATTCTTCCTCTGGTAGGCACCGCCATACAAATTTTATTGTTGGGCTATGCTATTGGTGAGCGTATTCGATGGATTAAAAATCAAAAAAATGCATCCATCGCAACCACATTGCAGGCCAGAGCGGAATCCTCCGCTAAGAAAAATTTTCTTACACATGTCTCACACGAATTAAGAACACCCTTAGCTGGCATTATTGGGCTCACAGAAATAGCCAGAAAAAACCCTATCTACACAGACAACAAACAACTCATAGAAGGCATACACGACTCTGCAGAAGTCTTGCTGTCATCCGTCAATATGCTTCTTGACCATGCAAGACTGGACGCTGGCAAATGGAAAACCAACCACTCTATCTTCAGCTTGCAGCAACTGATTGACGATACGCTAGCTGCACACGCACAACTTGCTGAGAAAAAAAGCATCCGCATCAACACGCAAATAGCTCAAAACACACCCACCATGATTGATGGAGAAAAAAATATTATCCAGAAAATTGTAGACTGCATACTAGATTTCTCTATCGGCAATATGAGCCATGGAAATATTTTGGTAAAAGTTGAACCTGAAAAATTCAATGAGCAATATGCTATTAGGTTGGACATCATCGATACAGGCGATGGAATTTCTGAAGAACAAAGAGCTACTATTTTTGAAATTTTTGAACAACAAGACAAATCAACAACGCGCGAACAGCGTGGCATAGGAATCAATCTTTCTCTCGCCAGTAAACTATGTCATTTTCTGGGTGGCGACATGGGCTGCGAATCTAACCCATTACATGGCACGGCTTTCTGGTGCCATATTCCATGCAGACCATTAAAAGATAATCCTCTCTCAACAGAGAGTCATACCAAGTTAACGCCAACGGAGTTCTCTGCATCCCGCGATACTATTCTCGTGGCAGAAGACGACGAGACCCTGCAAATGATTATTGCTTCCCAGTTAGAACAATTAGGGAAAAAATTTCGCGTTTTCCCTAACGGCAAACCCTTGGTTGATGACTACATAAAAAACCACCACCAGATCGCCGCTATTTTTTTAGATTGGAATATGCCCATTTGCAATGCCAGCGCTGCTACGCTGTTAATACGCAATTTTGAAAAAGAGCAGAACCTCACCCCCATTCCCACTGTTATACTCACGGCTCACGATAAGGCCAGCACCAATGAACTCGGCTTACCTGCTGGCCTTCATGTGTTACATAAACCTATTACGATAGACGACCTCAGCCAGTTATTTACCACGCTCAAACAATGA
- a CDS encoding ATP-binding protein, with protein MNGTTASIRPSTRLCVKTLQQQWISIYKTILLVNIFTPKPSHSTANKLFALICSLFFLLTTAPHAVSADTITQYEPNTLLLSSDIAGKYSLQSHTTFYDPGLQEPKLTDVMQLPDSHWGALNQRPLTLALHRRHAIWYRTFIKNDTHEARTLYLRDSNPITDTTTTFVCLQPDDAHSCNPAADLSLAKNLQSFSLQQGQSVVLLTQSTGFHSQFFTLSLTSPDAYISQQYRQRLYFGLINGILCGLALYSLILAIKIHQKAYFAYYVYGTFLAGTLFIHQEFLYPFLGVISDTSLTNLSIIMPLIVGSSLAFFIAHHIYHENLPYRVKLFLVIYLSINILVIVAFLLNTQTILLIPIYDTISFAGLLYFIYLCLSQKDQYKLSNTLMCVGLLIPLINCIIAILITLGFINAPKNFMALTQTVEVVSATLFAIAILLSIRRLQEENEVQAQLAAEASITSTAHSNLLSHLNHELRTPLNGILGASEILMHKSHIPKDRRVFSMIYHTALPLKHLIEDMVSEKSIKKNQNELQNTRFDLHNLLQECIDIFLLIAHDKKIRLYFQMDNNVTSDITTDANRLRQMLINLIGNACKFTANGIVGLHVRQDAAIGGSEHIYTFEVIDSGQGINKEDEEKLFQIFESNHSTSNPKGSGVGLSIVKELSHTMGGNCGYKKNTTTGSTFWFSAKVKIHHSTHRKAHGAFTGLRVVLADPDANLVNGIAQKIVDIAEDVVAACTNEQVNQAIYGHTIQDSFITKKPADLIVLHKNFATDSIVKFINNNNIALLIYEDYDELGNTSEYLSEHQNYDFIFRKPSIDTFTLNIAESLIKKDRIFHIKPDKLPDASKNILIAEDIPTNQLIIEEIIKSINLKPITHSNGRQALDAFYQYHKKGVPFRTIIMDCEMPIMDGFEATEKIRAYEKSNQLTPALIIALSAHTEADYLLRSKQSGMDIYLTKPVRADILTQHIENHMRGLA; from the coding sequence ATGAATGGCACAACAGCATCAATAAGGCCGAGTACCAGACTGTGCGTAAAAACCTTACAGCAGCAATGGATCAGTATTTACAAAACCATACTGCTCGTTAACATCTTCACCCCAAAGCCATCGCATTCAACAGCCAACAAACTGTTTGCGTTAATCTGCTCACTATTTTTTTTACTCACAACCGCACCGCATGCAGTAAGCGCAGACACCATTACGCAATACGAACCCAACACTTTATTACTAAGCAGTGATATTGCTGGAAAATATTCGCTGCAATCACACACCACTTTTTACGATCCCGGATTACAAGAGCCCAAACTAACTGATGTGATGCAATTACCTGATTCACATTGGGGGGCGCTGAACCAAAGACCGCTCACCTTAGCACTACACCGCCGCCACGCCATCTGGTATCGCACATTTATAAAAAACGATACACACGAAGCGCGGACACTCTATTTGCGAGACAGCAACCCAATCACAGACACGACCACTACCTTTGTATGCCTACAACCCGATGACGCGCATTCCTGTAATCCTGCAGCTGATTTATCTTTAGCAAAAAATTTGCAGTCTTTTTCGTTACAGCAAGGGCAATCTGTTGTGCTACTGACACAAAGCACCGGCTTTCACTCGCAATTTTTTACTTTGTCATTAACCTCGCCTGATGCGTACATTAGCCAGCAATATCGTCAGCGCCTTTACTTTGGGCTAATCAACGGAATATTGTGCGGATTGGCACTCTACTCCTTAATACTCGCCATTAAAATTCATCAAAAAGCCTACTTTGCCTATTATGTTTATGGAACTTTCTTGGCTGGGACTTTATTTATCCATCAAGAATTTCTCTATCCATTTCTTGGCGTAATATCAGATACATCTTTGACCAACCTCTCCATCATCATGCCATTGATTGTTGGTAGCAGCCTTGCTTTTTTTATTGCACATCACATCTATCACGAAAATCTCCCTTACAGAGTCAAATTATTTTTAGTCATTTATCTATCGATTAACATTTTAGTTATTGTTGCATTTCTACTTAATACACAGACCATACTTCTTATTCCTATCTACGACACAATATCATTCGCTGGCTTACTGTATTTTATCTATCTGTGTCTCTCGCAGAAAGATCAGTACAAACTCAGCAATACCTTGATGTGTGTCGGATTATTGATTCCACTGATTAACTGCATTATCGCCATACTTATTACGCTAGGTTTTATCAATGCACCTAAAAATTTCATGGCTCTTACGCAAACAGTAGAAGTTGTTTCAGCCACTCTGTTTGCTATAGCAATCCTCCTCAGCATCAGACGCCTACAAGAGGAAAATGAAGTACAAGCTCAGCTGGCAGCTGAAGCCAGCATTACCAGTACAGCACACAGCAACCTACTATCCCACCTGAACCATGAATTACGAACACCATTGAATGGCATTCTGGGTGCATCTGAAATACTGATGCACAAATCACACATACCCAAAGATCGCCGTGTGTTTAGCATGATCTATCACACCGCGCTGCCACTAAAACACCTTATCGAAGACATGGTGAGCGAAAAATCCATCAAGAAGAATCAAAACGAATTACAAAACACACGCTTTGATCTGCACAATCTCCTGCAAGAATGTATTGATATTTTCCTATTGATTGCTCACGATAAAAAAATTCGTCTGTATTTTCAGATGGATAACAATGTCACCAGCGACATCACAACTGATGCCAATAGATTGAGGCAAATGCTCATCAACCTAATTGGTAATGCCTGTAAATTTACTGCCAATGGCATTGTTGGACTACATGTTAGGCAAGATGCTGCCATTGGCGGCAGCGAGCATATCTATACTTTTGAAGTCATCGATAGCGGGCAAGGCATCAATAAAGAAGATGAAGAAAAACTTTTTCAAATTTTTGAATCAAACCACTCAACAAGTAATCCCAAAGGGTCTGGCGTAGGCCTTAGCATCGTAAAAGAATTAAGTCACACAATGGGCGGCAACTGTGGTTACAAGAAAAATACTACTACAGGTAGTACATTCTGGTTCAGCGCAAAAGTAAAAATACATCACAGCACACACAGAAAAGCGCACGGAGCATTCACAGGCCTAAGGGTAGTTTTAGCAGACCCAGACGCCAACCTTGTTAATGGCATTGCCCAAAAAATAGTTGATATTGCTGAAGATGTAGTGGCAGCCTGCACTAACGAACAAGTGAATCAGGCAATATACGGCCACACAATACAAGATTCTTTTATCACAAAAAAACCAGCTGATCTTATTGTGCTACACAAAAACTTTGCCACAGACAGCATTGTAAAGTTTATCAACAATAACAACATCGCATTACTGATCTATGAAGACTATGACGAGCTGGGAAATACCAGTGAATATCTTTCTGAACATCAAAATTATGACTTTATTTTTAGAAAGCCTTCAATCGATACTTTCACATTAAACATCGCAGAATCATTGATTAAAAAAGATAGAATCTTTCATATCAAACCAGATAAGTTGCCAGACGCATCAAAAAACATCCTGATTGCGGAAGATATACCTACCAATCAACTTATTATTGAAGAAATTATTAAATCAATTAACTTAAAGCCCATTACTCACAGTAACGGCAGACAAGCACTCGATGCATTTTATCAATACCACAAAAAAGGAGTGCCGTTTCGTACGATCATTATGGATTGCGAAATGCCCATTATGGATGGCTTCGAAGCAACAGAAAAAATTCGCGCATACGAGAAAAGCAACCAACTTACACCCGCATTGATTATTGCTTTATCGGCGCACACAGAAGCAGACTACCTCTTGCGCAGCAAACAATCCGGTATGGACATCTACCTCACCAAACCTGTCCGCGCAGACATACTGACTCAACACATTGAAAACCACATGAGAGGTCTGGCATGA